CACTCCCTCTACCGCAAGCTCGATGTCCGCGATCGGGCGGGCGCAGTGGGGCTGGCCCTCCGCGACGGTATCTTCACCTGATCCCTGGTCCGCTGGCGATCAGTACGTGTACGTACTGGTGGCCACGCAGACGAGGGCGTTGGGCGGGACGGGGGTGCACCCCGGCGAGGGCAGGAACGACGAGCCCGCTGGCGCGGTGATGGTGTCGACGTAGCTGCCCTGGTAGGTCAACCCCGGCACCGGCAGCACCGTGGTGCTGTCGTGTCCGACCAGCGACGTGCAGGCAGTACACGAGGCGGAGCTCGTCGACAGCGGCACCGACAGGCTGACGAGCGGGATCGGGCTCACCAGCTCGATGCTGGTCGTGGCGTGCTGGGCCAGCAGACCATCGCACACCGAGGTCCCAACGGTGGTCAGCGAGTCGGCGCCCGTCGGTGCGATCGTGTTGGTCGCCGAGCACGTGTACACGAGCGGCAGCGGCGGAAGCGAGACCGCGCTCGCCGCCTGCGCTGGAAGGAGGACGGCGGGCGCCCCGAGGGCCCCGAGAACGAGAACCGCCAACGCCCCAGCCCGAAGCCTCATGTCCTCTCCTCCTGTCCGGCGGCAATCTAGGGCTCGCGGGGGTCGCGCCGTCAAGTCGCCCCGTCAAGGTCGGGATCGGTAGCCGGACATCTCGTACATCTCGCTGTTCGACCCCGGCGAGGAGCAGATCGCCTATCTCGCCGAGCACGTCGTCGCTCCGCTCACCGCGGAGTCTCCTAGCCCTTGATCCTCACTTGGTACTCGTGATCAGTCGTTCGCGGTCGAACAGCGCCGATGCGAACCGCGCACCCAGGCGGACGAGGACAATCAGGGCGACCCCGAAGCCGAGGGCCACGCGCAAGGTGGCGGGGATCACATCGAAGGCGACGAGCGATGTCACTGCCACCGTCGGCAGGCTTACGAGGATCGCCAGTTGCCCCGCGGTGCGCGGATCGCGCGACCGCGCCGATACGGCGATGCCAACCCAGATGGACCATGTGGCAAGCAGCGGGGTGAACAGGAGCTGGGCGAGCAGATCAGGGCCGCGAATGAGCCCCGAGGCCACGGCCGGGCGGGCGAAGAGCTCGACGACGGCGACGAAGAGGCCGAAGACGACATAGGCCACCGCGACAGACGGCACGAAGGCGGCGAGCGCCTTGCCCAGGAGGAGCTCCTCGCGGCGCACCGGCGTGGACAACAGCGGCTCCAGCGTGCCCTGGAGACGCTCGCCCACCACCGAGTAGGCGGCGAGCGCCGCGGGCACGAGCACGGGTATGGCCAACATGTAGAGGAGAGAGTGCTCGCTCCGCAGCGCGACCGACGCCCTCGAGGACAGGGTGAAAACCTGGATCACCGGCTGGATGAGGAAGACCAGGGGGAGAATCGCCATGGCGTAGATGATGTTGCCGTTGTGCCGGTACTCGCGCAGCTCCTTGCTGAAGATGGCACGGATTCGCCTTGGGCTCAGGTTCACCCGCCGACACCTTCCTTGTCCTGATCGATCAGC
The DNA window shown above is from Acidimicrobiales bacterium and carries:
- a CDS encoding ABC transporter permease subunit — encoded protein: MNLSPRRIRAIFSKELREYRHNGNIIYAMAILPLVFLIQPVIQVFTLSSRASVALRSEHSLLYMLAIPVLVPAALAAYSVVGERLQGTLEPLLSTPVRREELLLGKALAAFVPSVAVAYVVFGLFVAVVELFARPAVASGLIRGPDLLAQLLFTPLLATWSIWVGIAVSARSRDPRTAGQLAILVSLPTVAVTSLVAFDVIPATLRVALGFGVALIVLVRLGARFASALFDRERLITSTK